One stretch of Prunus persica cultivar Lovell chromosome G1, Prunus_persica_NCBIv2, whole genome shotgun sequence DNA includes these proteins:
- the LOC18790111 gene encoding histone deacetylase 2 yields MKNPVVTSWTESTRNLFEPVIVLVITFAAIVKLSQSLYRYNLRRRSRARSGTMSSSSSSDNGTGVQARRRSRILSSKLYFDIPNSKVPLIYSSAYDITFLGIEKLHPFDSSKWGRICGFLLVDNVVDKNCIVEPLEASKNDLLVVHSEAYLNCLKKSANVAMIIEVPHVAVFPNCLVQQKVLYPFRNQVGGTILAAKLAKERGWAINVGGGFHHCSGEKGGGFCAYADISLCIHFAFERLNISRVMIIDLDAHQGNGHETDFANDSRVYILDVYNPGIYPFDYEARRYIDQKVEVVSGTTTNEYLRKLDEALEVSVHSFDPELIVYNAGTDILDGDPLGRLKISPDGITNRDEKVFRFARKRNIPIVMLTSGGYMKSSARVIADSITNLSNKCLIDTGKNMTAT; encoded by the exons ATGAAGAACCCAGTCGTGACGAGTTGGACCGAGTCGACTCGGAATCTCTTCGAACCAGTCATCGTTTTAGTCATCACTTTCGCTGCCATCGTCAAACTATCTCAGTCTCTCTATCGCTACAACCTCCGTCGCCGCTCAAGAGCTCGCTCTGGAACGATGTCGTCGTCTTCTTCATCTGACAACGGCACCGGCGTCCAAGCTCGTAGGCGCAGTCGTATTCTCTCCAGCAAGCTCTACTTCGACATCCCCAACTCCAAG GTGCCGTTGATTTACTCGTCTGCATACGATATTACTTTTCTTGGCATCGAGAAGCT GCACCCGTTTGATTCGAGTAAGTGGGGTCGGATATGTGGGTTTCTGTTGGTGGATAATGTTGTGGACAAAAATTGCATCGTAGAGCCTCTGGAAGCTTCAAAGAATGATCTCCTTGTG GTACACTCGGAAGCATACTTGAATTGTCTAAAGAAAAGTGCAAATGTTGCTATGATAATTGAG GTACCTCATGTTGCCGTATTCCCGAATTGCCTTGTGCAGCAGAAAGTTCTCTATCCATTTCGCAACCAG GTGGGGGGAACTATCTTGGCTGCAAAGCTTGCAAAAGAGCGAGGATGGGCCATCAATGTTGGGGGAGGGTTTCATCATTGCTCTGGGGAAAAAGGAGGGGGATTCTGTGCTTATGCAGATATTTCTCTTTGCATACACTTTGCCTTTGAGCGGTTAAACATATCAAG GGTGATGATTATTGATCTTGATGCACATCAAGGAAATGGCCATGAAACGGATTTTGCCAATGACA gTCGAGTCTATATACTGGATGTGTACAACCCTGGAATATATCCATTT GATTATGAAGCAAGAAGATACATTGATCAAAAGGTTGAAGTAGTG AGTGGAACTACAACAAATGAGTACTTGAGAAAATTAGATGAAGCACTTGAG GTTTCTGTTCATAGTTTTGATCCTGAGTTGATAGTCTACAATGCTGGAACTGATATTCTAGATGGCGATCCTCTGGGCAGGTTGAAG ATCAGTCCTGATGGGATAACAAATAGAGACGAGAAAGTTTTCAGGTTTGCTCGTAAGAGGAACATTCCTATTGTCATGCTCACATCAG GTGGTTACATGAAGTCTAGTGCCAGAGTTATAGCAGACTCGATAACCAATCTCTCAAACAAATGCCTTATAGATACAGGTAAAAACATGACTGCCACATGA